ccagagaagtcagccatagcagagcacttgatgaaccaacctggccactgcatattatttgaaaacacagaaatgcttgactactctaacaaccaccatgccagactacacagagaagccactgaaatccacaagcatatggacaatttcaacagaaaggaggaaaccatgaaaatgaacaaaatctggctaccagtatttgaaaaactctaaaatcaggacaataaataaagaaatacccTCAGAAAAGGAagtaatcagggccagttaacacctcccaacaaaggattctccttggcaggaatcagccaggccttgaagctgcaaggctttccgttgctaaccaaggtgattaattgcagcattcacacttgcctccaacatactagaattctttctcccacagatatataaacctcccttgcttagtttccagtacacctcacaacctctgaggatgcctgccatagatatgggtgaaatgtcaggaaagaatgcttctggcacatggccatacagcccggaaatctcacaaCAACCTACTTTAAAAATTCTTCATTTCTCAGAAAAGCTGTAAATGGCATGGATCCAGATTAAAAGGTGGCATGCTACCTATATGTATAAAAGCTACTTTGGTGATAAAAATACTACATGAGAGGAGGCCTTTATGAGTTGGTTGAAAATACATCAAGTTATTTCCATCACAACATCACTAATTTTCTAGACATATCTGACAAATGTGCCATTGAGTGAACCCATGTACCCAATTAAAGGACTGACTCCAAGGATCATAATTTACATCTTCACATTCAATAGTGAAAACGTGTTAGGTTTCCGGATTTGTGCTGCATGTTACACATTAAGCCACATGTGTCAAATGTGAGGCCTGCAGGCCAAATTCAGCCcgtcatgtcattttatgtggcctgcaaGGCTTTCAGTGCCAAGGCACAATGGTTACATTTATAGAGTCTTATAATTACAAACAGCCcgttgaaggcaaccataatgtCAACATGATATCCAACATTAAGCTGATGATAGGTccagaattaaaaaaacaaaaccttagaTTTTCCCCCCTGAATACCCTAAATAAGACTTATTTGGGAACATCCTAAGATAATACTAGAGATATAGCCACTTACTAAACTTTGATGACTCCAGCAAATATTCTTCTTGAGAACAAGTCCATAACATTTTGTTAACAAAGAATTATTTCAGGCAGGTATTTCAAAAGCCCACACCCTAATCCACAATAATACTAAGTATATCCTGAGAGAAACTGATCTTGCAGTCTCTCTAAAATGGCAACCTAGAAAAATTATGTTTTAGAAAAATTACATTCCGGAAAAATATATAGCTAGATGACAACATTCATGTTAACAGTGCATATCCCTTGCAATTAACTTGCATTGGAATTGTAAAACATTTATAGGCATTTTGAATTTCCTTAATGCAAAAAGTTTTagtttgtgtgcatgtgttttaagCCACCTGCTGACTTGCGGTGAGCCtataaatttcataggggtttATAGCAAAGAATATTTAGGTGTTTTTAACAGATCCTTAACTATCCTTCAGCACCTGTTATTCATTGCtagccccaccccccacccccattcaTGCACTAACTAGGGCTGAACCTGCCTAACTTCCAACATGAGACAGGATCTGATTGTACAGGAGACCGTGGCATTCCTTTTCCATCTGAAGTATGAAACCCTTCCATAGCAGATGGCTGCTTACTAACTGGATACGGGCTCTGTGACGAACTACCGCAAAAGCCAAATAGTGTTAAGAACACAGGAATAAAAATGAGACCATGAGCAGCCCCAAATAAGATGACTAAAAACATGATCTTAAAAAAGGTTCTGAAAATATATGTGGTTGCCATAGAGAGCACGGCTACTCCCAACACTGTGGAAGCAGCTCCCTGTAGAACAGGGTAACCAAGATGGTAGAGAGCGTCCACCGCCTTCTCATTCCCACTGGGCTTCTCACTGGAAACAAAGGCATAAGAAATATGAGCAGAAAAATCTACCGAAAACCCAATGCAAATAACAAGGTTGATCATAGATATAGAGTCAAGATTCACATTCCAATAGGTCATGAAACCTGCAACACCAACAATAACAGAGGCAATAGCAAATGTTACCCACAAGGAGCAGATGGGATGGGGAATGAGCAATAAGGAAATAAGCAACATAACTCCTGTAGCAATCAGAATATTTTGAATGGTGTTCTGAGTTATTACAAGGTACTGATCAAAGTAAATAAAGGCTGGATGATAAACTATCAGTGGTATCTTGCAGCCTTCGGCAAGATCTCTCAGTTCATTTAAGAGGATTTTTTCATCAACTGCAGTAGTAACATTAACCGTCTGTATAAAGAACCGTGATGCTGCTATTTCTGTATCATTGTAATCAACGTCCCACTTATAATCTGGATTTATTCTAAATAGGACAGATAAATTGCCAATGAAAACATTTCTGTCATTTAGATTTATGGACATTCTTGGAGCAACTCCTTCATATACCCTCAGCCACGACTCTGATAATTTTGCATCCACGTAAGATGAATTTTCTAATGCTTCCATGCAATTCTCAATATCTTTACGAACAGATGGATCCCAATATGCTACACTTTCAGTGACAACAACCATAACTCTTGGACCATATCCAGAAAAGTACTCCTTTTCCCAGTCATAATACTGGACGACATAGGAATGGTCACTAGCAAGGTTTCGAAGATCGATTCCTTCTTTAATCTGTATACACCCATAAATGCAACTTCCCAGGTAAATAAGATACAGGATCACTACCACTGCTTTGCTCCAAGACTGTACAAGGAAAGGGCCATAGTACTTTCTAAAAAATCCATTCATGGGATGTTCAGACTCTGCTTCACTGGACTCATCAAAAGACCCTCCTACGCAGCATATATTATACAACTGGCCCTGAGAATCCTGAGGCTCACTCTTGACTTTCATGAAGGTGAGCCAATGTCTGTTGCTTTCTTCTCTTTTACCGTTTAGGGCAAGGATAGCCCCAAGGAATGTCAGATTGTAAATGTAGCAGAATACAAAAGCAGTTCCTGTGTAGATGCAAAATGACTGAACCGATGGGAAAGAAGTTGCAATTCCAACGTAGAAAGCTAAAACATCAGTAAGTGTTGTGATGGTAATGGAGACAGCTGCCTCTGCATAAGTATCGGCCAGCCGATTTTTGATGCTGTCCTTGACTCTTGTGTGTTGCCAGCAGGACACCAGGATGAACATGTCATCAATACCAACTCCTAAAGAGAGCAGATAAGATTATACATCCATTTCCAAAAAGCATATAAATCaggggtatcaaactcattttcaccaaggtccACATCAGCCTTGTGCTTGCCTTCAAAGACAATTACATAGTTatattgccctggcattgaaaactTCACAGGCCACCTAACATGTCATGGCAGGCCAGACTTGTTCTATGCGCTTCTGTTTGACATATGTGATCCAGATCAAGGAAGTCAAAAGCTGTTGTTGGGTTTCTTCCAAATGATGGCAGTCATAAAATTTTATTGGCACAATTTATTCAGAAGGgatttgtcattgtcttcctccAGGATGGACTATGTCCGAAGTCATTGATTTATGTGGCAGAGTAGATTTATACCTTTCCTAAGAAATGATTATTTTCCACGGAAGCTCATGTTTAGataaaaacatagattaaaaggtGCTGCcttatttgtttttctcttcctGCTTCCTTCTCAAATAATGGTCTATTTTTTTCAGGcggaaataataaaaatgtattaatggGGGAAGTAATCCCGATTAGATACTTCtctagaatgaaataataaagaaatcaaAAGGGGAATCAGATTGAAGAGTATTATTTTGAGTAGCAACATTAAAGGAGGAAAGCCCTTGTGAATGAAGCATAGTAAAATTGCTAATATTCTTATTGCAATTGCAGAAGTGGACAGTTTTCACTGACATTTATTGAGGTATACCCACCAAAAACTTACAGGATGCACTTAAATGTGTatatacagttgtccct
This sequence is a window from Anolis carolinensis isolate JA03-04 chromosome 6, rAnoCar3.1.pri, whole genome shotgun sequence. Protein-coding genes within it:
- the LOC100564258 gene encoding patched domain-containing protein 3 — encoded protein: MPSRRCHTDCVERPLSHALRALGACVGSHPWPFLLLPLALSAALGAGFMHLKAREANDIEAQFTPIGGPAKNERSLVQKDFPTNDSQRFSAQRLTTEGSYAALIAVGEGSILTREAFAELLALDKAVRELRSETGLSFEEVCAKIGPDGNCSSPNPLLSAVQGDPARIEALLPNLTFPLFMGRVPLGLFLGGVTLDPGVPPARPVRAAKAVRLLYFLQEDHAGPKEESQRWIHTFLQRAPQLLRSLNLTSLKVAYFTSLSRQQEFEKNSKEVIPFFSITYTLTIFFSIISCSRFDCVRTKVWVAAFGVLSSGLSVLSSFGLLLFCGVPFVVTAANAPFLILGVGIDDMFILVSCWQHTRVKDSIKNRLADTYAEAAVSITITTLTDVLAFYVGIATSFPSVQSFCIYTGTAFVFCYIYNLTFLGAILALNGKREESNRHWLTFMKVKSEPQDSQGQLYNICCVGGSFDESSEAESEHPMNGFFRKYYGPFLVQSWSKAVVVILYLIYLGSCIYGCIQIKEGIDLRNLASDHSYVVQYYDWEKEYFSGYGPRVMVVVTESVAYWDPSVRKDIENCMEALENSSYVDAKLSESWLRVYEGVAPRMSINLNDRNVFIGNLSVLFRINPDYKWDVDYNDTEIAASRFFIQTVNVTTAVDEKILLNELRDLAEGCKIPLIVYHPAFIYFDQYLVITQNTIQNILIATGVMLLISLLLIPHPICSLWVTFAIASVIVGVAGFMTYWNVNLDSISMINLVICIGFSVDFSAHISYAFVSSEKPSGNEKAVDALYHLGYPVLQGAASTVLGVAVLSMATTYIFRTFFKIMFLVILFGAAHGLIFIPVFLTLFGFCGSSSQSPYPVSKQPSAMEGFHTSDGKGMPRSPVQSDPVSCWKLGRFSPS